A DNA window from Anas platyrhynchos isolate ZD024472 breed Pekin duck chromosome 33, IASCAAS_PekinDuck_T2T, whole genome shotgun sequence contains the following coding sequences:
- the LOC140000141 gene encoding ATPase family AAA domain-containing protein 2-like, translated as MLEEEEEDTLRELRIFLRDITHRLATDRRFREFAKPVDPQKVPDYATRIKEPMDLLTVLTQIDSHQYLTAGDYLKDIDLICNNALEYYPDQRSTDRHRAYVLQDTAYSMVRNEMDTEFGRLCEQIKESREKRGRTSPAWSPWDDSKSPQQNPATEDDKPEEESNENEEMTAAPVDASTPISNGASERKRRRNNCARAAAKRSSQFDTENRVPTDDQNNSDGEEFVDKHVSDVCQVKLNTEKESAKLCGYSTPRWGTITNGNPSSNDSWAFQAVTPEHSWEEDQQQISDENPVQVPTETDYIVIVDRYELKKLLCFVTKITKGFDI; from the exons atgctggaggaggaagaggaggataccttgcgtgaacttagaattttcttgagggacattactcacagacttgccactgacagacgtttcagggaatttgcaaagcccgttgacccacagaag gtacctgactatgccacaaggattaaagagccgATGGATCTTTTAACAGTTCTGACTCAAATTGACTCGCACCAGTACCTCACTGCAGGagactatctgaaggacatcgatctaatctgtaacaatgccttagaGTACTACCCGGATCAAAGATCTacag atcgtcacagagcctatgttttgcaagacactgcatattcaatggtgaggaacgaaatggatacagagtttggacgactttgtgaacaaattaaagaatctcgtgagaaaagag GTCGCACCTCTCCAGCGTGGTCTCCATGGGACGactccaagtcaccacagcagaaccctgctactgaagacgacaaaccagaggaagagagtaatgaaaatgaggagatgacagcggcacctgtagatgccagtacacccatttctaatg gtgcgtcagaaagaaagcgcagaaggaacaactgtgcgcgtgctgcagcaaagaggagttctcaattcgatacagagaacagagtaccaacagatgaccaaaacaATAGTGATGGagaagagtttgtggacaaacatgtttctgacgTATGTCAAGTtaaacttaacactgaaaaggaaagtgctaagctttgtggatattcaacaccaagatggggaactataactaatggaaatccaagttcaaatg attcctgggcatttcaagcaGTGACTCCTGAAcattcttgggaagaagaccagcaacagataagtgatgagaacCCTGTACAAGTTCCTACagagacagactacatagttatcgtggatcgctatgagctcaaa